Proteins from one Parasteatoda tepidariorum isolate YZ-2023 chromosome 4, CAS_Ptep_4.0, whole genome shotgun sequence genomic window:
- the LOC107451452 gene encoding uncharacterized protein isoform X2, translating into MSTMINLGDRFESFSSFEKSLEIFETETNTRFCIAESKTLENTKQRYPRCERAPQMLKYYSIRYKCMHGGVFRKSKQSRGLRSSSTLKIGCQAFIHLFLSDDVTSLVVKALNLEHNHDTSEAIFIEVPTHRKRNSKLRVQVTESNAKKRKKIRQENIPQDTVNVAHLQDLTNLNASNSQIYLTPNGTDCEAPYGLAPDEAVCESADGSEINHNPAVTEVEVESSEHKLCRCGIGTFDLTNQDLMKMEVEEHYHRLEVLQLQKAYETERIEKMRHLYDLKIRLAEQELQNSNF; encoded by the exons ATGAGTACAATGATAAACTTAGGAGATAGATTTGAAAGTTTCAGTAGTTTTGAAAAATCCTTGGAAATATTCGAAACTGAAACTAACACACGATTCTGCATTGCTGAATCAAAGACATTAGAAAACACTAAACAACGTTATCCACGATGTGAACGAGCTCCACAGATGTTAAAATACTATTCTATTAGGTATAAATGTATGCATGGAggtgtttttagaaaaagtaaacaatcaaGAGGACTTCGAAGTTCATc AACTCTTAAAATAGGATGTCAAgcctttattcatttattcttgTCCGATGATGTCACATCTCTTGTTGTCAAGGCCTTGAATCTGGAACACAATCATGATACAAGTGAAGCAATTTTTATAGAAGTGCCTACTCACAGAAAGCGGAATTCTAAGCTGAGAGTACAAGTAACAGAATCAAATGccaagaagagaaaaaaaataagacaagaAAATATTCCTCAAGATACTGTAAATGTGGCTCACTTACAggatttaacaaatttaaacgcTTCAA ATTCACAAATATATCTAACCCCAAATGGAACAGATTGTGAAGCACCATATGGACTTGCTCCAGATGAGGCAGTATGTGAATCAGCAGATGGATCAGAAATTAATCATAATCCTGCTGTAACGGAAGTAGAAGTTGAATCTAGTGAACATAAACTGTGTAGATGTGGAAttg GAACATTTGATTTAACGAATCAAGATTTGATGAAAATGGAAGTTGAAGAGCATTATCATCGTTTGGAAGTACTGCAGCTTCAAAAAGCTTATGAAactgaaagaattgaaaaaatgagACATTTATATGACCTAAAAATTCGATTAGCAGAGCAGGAACTTCAgaacagtaatttttaa
- the LOC107451452 gene encoding uncharacterized protein isoform X1, producing MDQVCSDALVEMSTMINLGDRFESFSSFEKSLEIFETETNTRFCIAESKTLENTKQRYPRCERAPQMLKYYSIRYKCMHGGVFRKSKQSRGLRSSSTLKIGCQAFIHLFLSDDVTSLVVKALNLEHNHDTSEAIFIEVPTHRKRNSKLRVQVTESNAKKRKKIRQENIPQDTVNVAHLQDLTNLNASNSQIYLTPNGTDCEAPYGLAPDEAVCESADGSEINHNPAVTEVEVESSEHKLCRCGIGTFDLTNQDLMKMEVEEHYHRLEVLQLQKAYETERIEKMRHLYDLKIRLAEQELQNSNF from the exons ATGGATCAAGTTTGTTCCGATGCTttggtg gaAATGAGTACAATGATAAACTTAGGAGATAGATTTGAAAGTTTCAGTAGTTTTGAAAAATCCTTGGAAATATTCGAAACTGAAACTAACACACGATTCTGCATTGCTGAATCAAAGACATTAGAAAACACTAAACAACGTTATCCACGATGTGAACGAGCTCCACAGATGTTAAAATACTATTCTATTAGGTATAAATGTATGCATGGAggtgtttttagaaaaagtaaacaatcaaGAGGACTTCGAAGTTCATc AACTCTTAAAATAGGATGTCAAgcctttattcatttattcttgTCCGATGATGTCACATCTCTTGTTGTCAAGGCCTTGAATCTGGAACACAATCATGATACAAGTGAAGCAATTTTTATAGAAGTGCCTACTCACAGAAAGCGGAATTCTAAGCTGAGAGTACAAGTAACAGAATCAAATGccaagaagagaaaaaaaataagacaagaAAATATTCCTCAAGATACTGTAAATGTGGCTCACTTACAggatttaacaaatttaaacgcTTCAA ATTCACAAATATATCTAACCCCAAATGGAACAGATTGTGAAGCACCATATGGACTTGCTCCAGATGAGGCAGTATGTGAATCAGCAGATGGATCAGAAATTAATCATAATCCTGCTGTAACGGAAGTAGAAGTTGAATCTAGTGAACATAAACTGTGTAGATGTGGAAttg GAACATTTGATTTAACGAATCAAGATTTGATGAAAATGGAAGTTGAAGAGCATTATCATCGTTTGGAAGTACTGCAGCTTCAAAAAGCTTATGAAactgaaagaattgaaaaaatgagACATTTATATGACCTAAAAATTCGATTAGCAGAGCAGGAACTTCAgaacagtaatttttaa